A stretch of Paenibacillus sp. URB8-2 DNA encodes these proteins:
- the pth gene encoding aminoacyl-tRNA hydrolase has protein sequence MKWIVGLGNPGPQYAKTRHNVGFMALDELARRHGIVFNQNKCKSVIGEGVIGGIKTVLIKPMTYMNLSGEAVRAYMDYYKVSLDDMIVVYDDLDTEVGKIRLRYQGSAGGHNGIKSIIQHTGTQTFNRVRMGISRPEPGYAIVDYVLGPFPKKEGDRLASMVGSACDALEFSLDHTFEQTMAKFNG, from the coding sequence ATGAAATGGATTGTCGGTTTGGGCAACCCCGGGCCGCAGTACGCCAAGACAAGGCATAATGTCGGTTTTATGGCTTTGGACGAACTGGCGCGCAGACATGGAATCGTCTTTAATCAGAACAAGTGCAAATCCGTGATCGGTGAAGGCGTCATCGGCGGAATCAAGACCGTGCTGATTAAACCGATGACGTACATGAACTTGTCAGGTGAAGCGGTTCGCGCCTATATGGACTACTATAAAGTATCCCTGGACGATATGATTGTCGTATATGACGATCTGGATACCGAGGTCGGCAAAATCCGGCTGCGTTATCAGGGAAGCGCCGGTGGCCATAACGGCATCAAGTCGATTATACAGCATACGGGAACCCAAACGTTCAACAGGGTAAGGATGGGAATTTCGCGTCCCGAGCCCGGTTACGCGATTGTCGATTATGTGCTGGGCCCGTTTCCGAAGAAAGAAGGCGACAGGCTGGCATCGATGGTCGGCAGCGCCTGCGACGCGCTTGAGTTCAGTCTGGACCATACGTTTGAGCAGACGATGGCTAAATTCAACGGATAA
- a CDS encoding putative polysaccharide biosynthesis protein yields MKSHMTGSKLLQGAFILSAAALLSKLIGTLQKIPLQNLGGDAVFGIYNTVYPIYTLLVTVAMLGLPSAVSKFVAETEAGGSPGEGRTVLLRAALVSGAAGLLLAAGTYAGAPLIARFIGSGHVVSALRTAAWGLAVVPLMAAFRGYFQGLHNMMPTAVSQIFEQSARVAVMIALLLFLSSRGANAEMIAAGALLGSAGGGIAGLAVMLLYWRRHRKAKADAAAEISAAAEAAPLNPEVLSHAASSAISKADGREIRKLLAYGVPVMLGMLAAPLISLVDVFTMPRLLASAGGEAQAMVQFGIYNRGVPLVQLVTMLATSLSVLFIPALAESKFRGNLSEVESRCRLSLRWFWLLGLAAAAGLAVLAVPVNIALYGDASGSGTIRWLAFTAAGGTVSIISAALLQGLGYVRAPALHFLAAAALKAALNLLLVPQQGIAGAAIAAVVAQGLAAALNVRLLCKAAGLRLRPADWLARPAALLAGLAAAAAAVSWGCGALLDAAGMDGRIAALAQSLLGVAAGCLVFAVLAVRLRLLDEGELRQLPGLGPKLARAIRKLGLFP; encoded by the coding sequence ATGAAATCACATATGACGGGTTCGAAGCTACTGCAGGGCGCGTTTATTTTAAGCGCAGCCGCCCTGCTGTCGAAGCTGATTGGAACGCTGCAAAAAATCCCGCTGCAAAACCTGGGCGGGGATGCCGTATTCGGTATTTATAATACGGTCTATCCGATCTACACGCTGCTCGTTACCGTAGCGATGCTGGGGCTGCCGTCCGCGGTATCCAAGTTTGTGGCGGAGACGGAGGCCGGGGGAAGCCCGGGCGAGGGCCGGACGGTGCTGCTGCGGGCGGCGCTTGTCAGCGGAGCGGCGGGGCTGCTTCTGGCCGCCGGGACGTATGCGGGCGCGCCGCTGATCGCCCGCTTCATCGGCAGCGGCCATGTCGTCTCAGCGCTGCGGACGGCGGCCTGGGGACTTGCCGTCGTGCCGCTAATGGCCGCGTTCCGCGGGTATTTTCAGGGGCTGCACAACATGATGCCGACCGCGGTGTCGCAAATATTCGAACAGTCGGCCCGGGTCGCCGTGATGATAGCGCTGCTGCTCTTTCTGAGCAGCCGGGGGGCAAATGCGGAGATGATCGCGGCGGGCGCGCTGCTGGGGTCGGCCGGCGGAGGTATAGCAGGTCTCGCTGTCATGCTGCTGTACTGGCGGCGCCACAGGAAGGCTAAGGCGGACGCTGCGGCGGAAATCTCGGCGGCGGCGGAAGCCGCGCCGCTGAACCCCGAAGTGCTCAGTCATGCGGCTTCCTCTGCTATAAGCAAGGCAGATGGCCGCGAGATACGTAAGCTGCTAGCTTACGGCGTGCCGGTGATGCTGGGAATGCTGGCGGCGCCGCTGATCAGTCTCGTGGACGTATTCACCATGCCCCGCCTGCTGGCTTCCGCCGGCGGGGAGGCGCAGGCTATGGTGCAGTTCGGCATTTACAACCGCGGCGTTCCGCTTGTCCAGCTCGTGACGATGCTGGCGACCTCGCTCTCCGTTCTGTTCATTCCCGCCTTGGCCGAGTCCAAGTTTCGCGGGAACTTAAGCGAGGTAGAGAGCCGCTGCCGCCTGTCGCTGCGCTGGTTCTGGCTGCTCGGCCTCGCCGCCGCGGCAGGGCTTGCCGTGCTCGCTGTGCCGGTCAACATCGCCTTGTACGGCGACGCGTCCGGCAGCGGCACGATCCGCTGGCTCGCCTTCACCGCCGCCGGCGGCACGGTCAGCATCATCTCCGCCGCGCTGCTCCAGGGCCTGGGCTACGTCCGTGCCCCGGCGCTGCACTTCCTGGCCGCCGCTGCGCTGAAGGCGGCCCTCAACCTGCTGCTCGTCCCGCAGCAGGGCATTGCCGGCGCGGCCATCGCCGCCGTCGTCGCGCAAGGGCTCGCAGCCGCGCTGAACGTGCGGCTACTCTGCAAGGCCGCCGGTCTGCGGCTTCGCCCCGCAGACTGGCTCGCGCGGCCCGCGGCGCTGCTCGCGGGCCTGGCCGCAGCCGCCGCAGCCGTAAGCTGGGGCTGCGGCGCCCTGCTGGACGCGGCCGGAATGGACGGCCGCATTGCGGCGCTGGCGCAGAGCCTGCTCGGCGTGGCCGCAGGCTGCCTCGTCTTTGCCGTGCTCGCCGTGCGGCTGCGGCTGCTGGACGAGGGCGAGCTGCGCCAGCTGCCCGGGCTTGGCCCGAAGCTCGCCCGGGCGATCCGGAAGCTGGGCCTGTTCCCGTAA
- the spoVT gene encoding stage V sporulation protein T: protein MKATGIVRRIDDLGRVVIPKEIRRTLRIREGDPLEIFVDRDGEVILKKYSPIGELGDFAKEYAESLYESTGHITLISDRDTFITLAGGSKKDYLDKQVGALLEKCMDGRKTILETNSGNYEISKDHQDALSSYVASPIISGGDPIGAVVLMNKDESVKMSQMEIKMAETAAGFLGKQMEQ from the coding sequence ATGAAAGCTACTGGCATTGTAAGACGTATTGATGACCTGGGACGGGTCGTCATTCCTAAAGAAATCAGACGGACGCTGCGCATTCGCGAGGGAGATCCGCTGGAAATTTTCGTGGACCGGGACGGCGAGGTTATTCTGAAGAAGTATTCACCGATCGGCGAACTGGGCGACTTTGCAAAAGAGTATGCGGAATCGCTGTATGAAAGCACGGGCCATATTACCCTCATTTCCGACCGCGATACCTTCATCACTTTGGCCGGAGGCTCCAAGAAGGATTATTTGGACAAGCAGGTCGGCGCTCTGCTGGAAAAATGCATGGATGGCCGCAAGACGATACTCGAAACAAACAGCGGCAACTACGAAATATCGAAGGATCATCAGGATGCGCTTTCATCCTATGTAGCTTCGCCCATTATCTCCGGGGGAGATCCCATTGGAGCCGTTGTGCTGATGAACAAGGACGAATCGGTTAAAATGTCGCAGATGGAAATCAAAATGGCCGAAACGGCCGCAGGTTTTTTGGGCAAACAGATGGAGCAGTAA
- a CDS encoding peptidylprolyl isomerase, which produces MRSSKSWKVLLVSLAAALSFSMLSACSSDNKKDKEDNSTAIVTYKGGAITQKEFDTDVKVMKFLSPEQAQYLELDAFKETIVKQEAAFEYLAGQAADKAKKEAEKQADTQLASYKQGLGDTYASSLKEQGLTEDEIRSYMVRVLTVYQDMLLKVTDDEVKKQFEATKGDFTVASLRHVLIGFTDASKKERSKEDALKLAKEVKAKLDGGADFAAVAKEYSDDTGSKDKGGLYADTAIGTYVEEFKKAAQTLPLNTISDPVETTYGYHIMKVESRTEKTFDQLTDEQKETLKSTIASDKLQQFMEKDLDGIIEKINLPKSSASPAASAGTSPSASAPAASQSAK; this is translated from the coding sequence ATGCGATCAAGTAAATCATGGAAGGTGCTGCTCGTCTCGCTGGCAGCCGCCCTTTCGTTCTCCATGCTCTCGGCATGCAGCAGCGATAATAAAAAAGATAAAGAAGACAACAGCACGGCTATTGTGACGTACAAAGGCGGCGCGATAACGCAGAAGGAATTTGATACCGATGTGAAGGTGATGAAATTCCTGTCGCCGGAGCAGGCGCAGTACCTGGAGCTGGATGCTTTCAAAGAAACGATTGTGAAGCAGGAAGCCGCTTTTGAGTATTTGGCTGGACAAGCTGCGGACAAAGCGAAGAAAGAAGCGGAGAAGCAGGCGGACACGCAGCTGGCCTCTTATAAGCAGGGGCTTGGCGATACGTATGCCAGCTCGCTGAAGGAGCAAGGCTTGACGGAGGATGAAATCCGCAGCTATATGGTGCGTGTGCTGACCGTGTATCAGGACATGCTGCTTAAAGTGACGGATGACGAAGTGAAGAAGCAGTTCGAAGCGACGAAGGGCGACTTCACTGTGGCTTCGCTGCGCCATGTGCTGATCGGCTTCACCGATGCAAGCAAGAAGGAACGCAGCAAAGAAGACGCGCTGAAGCTTGCCAAGGAAGTAAAGGCGAAGCTGGACGGCGGAGCGGACTTTGCGGCGGTAGCCAAGGAGTACTCTGACGATACCGGTTCGAAGGACAAGGGTGGACTGTATGCGGACACTGCGATCGGAACGTATGTGGAGGAGTTCAAGAAGGCCGCTCAGACGCTGCCGCTGAACACCATCAGCGATCCGGTCGAAACGACCTACGGCTACCACATCATGAAGGTGGAGTCGCGGACGGAGAAGACCTTCGACCAATTGACCGACGAGCAGAAAGAGACGCTTAAGAGCACGATCGCTTCGGACAAGCTGCAGCAGTTTATGGAGAAGGATCTGGACGGCATTATTGAAAAAATCAATCTGCCGAAGAGCAGCGCCTCTCCGGCCGCGAGCGCGGGGACTTCGCCAAGCGCATCCGCTCCGGCGGCTTCGCAAAGCGCCAAGTAA
- the mfd gene encoding transcription-repair coupling factor, which translates to MLEGLIEAFSKDSDFQSVTRGVAAGMKEQLISGLSGSARQIMLAALHQETSRPLLIVTHNMFSAQKIADDLQEALSPDRVLLYPANELVAAETAVSSPETVAQRIEVLNKCSRGFRGIVVAPYSGVRRLLPDPQAMAAAQITISQDGSVQLESFLGTMIKMGYERVERVENRGELSVRGGILDFYPMNTELAYRVELFDEEVDSIRTFDPADQRSIDKVRSVTITPAKEIIASRAQLEAAADKASVMLERQLEKTADRQAKIRLREEIGRELEHLREGTYFSEIYKYISLLYPEQSHLYDYMERDTLLVLDEPARLLETSKQLERDESEWNLHLLQNGKTLPDLHLSVDSDTVIYRRPFQSLFMSIFLRQVPHVQPQNILGFISRGMQDFHGQMNVLKSEMERWHKSGVQVVMLAGGEERMERIRRVLLDYGIEEPTIIQGNLGSGFELPSIHLAVITEGELFSQKQRKARKVSKNIDNAERIKSYTELKIGDYVVHQNHGIGKYMGIGTLEVSGIHRDYMHIMYAGGDKLSVPIEQIDLIQKYVGSEDKEPKIYKLGGNEWTRVTNKVRSSVQDIADDLIKLYAERQSAPGYGFEKDTTEQQEFEEMFPYDETRDQMRAIGEIKKDMEQNRPMDRLLCGDVGYGKTEVAIRAAFKAAIEGKQVAVLVPTTILAQQHYETFRERFSSYPINIQVLSRFRSRKEQNETIKGVRQGTVDIVIGTHRLLSQDLVFKDLGLLIVDEEQRFGVTHKEKLKKLKTNVDVLTLTATPIPRTLHMSMLGVRDLSVIETPPENRFPVQTYVVEYSQTLVREAVERELGRGGQVYYLYNRVQGIQEMASQIQMLVPEARVGIGHGQMSESELEKTILDFLDGEYDVLVSTSIIETGVDIPNVNTLIVHDADKMGLSQLYQLRGRVGRSNRIAYAYFTYQRDKVLTEVAEKRLQSIKEFTELGSGFKIAMRDLSIRGAGNLLGAEQHGFIASVGFDLYSQMLAEEIRKRKVSVLGEEDHSLKEGNTVIDLAIDAYLPSEYIYDSVQKIEIYKKVAAVSTFEDAAELEDELLDRFGELPEAVVNLLSVARLKIYGKWYGIDSMNRRGDEVLLNFYEDRVALIDTGKLAKIGNGFERRVQFEKDAKAAIRIKTKGLDDKGLLDLLERFLEEVKPSFKLKGELHNAIK; encoded by the coding sequence TTGTTAGAAGGTCTTATTGAGGCTTTTTCCAAAGATTCCGATTTCCAGTCGGTAACCCGAGGCGTCGCCGCCGGAATGAAAGAGCAACTGATATCGGGGTTATCCGGTTCAGCCAGACAGATTATGCTGGCCGCGCTTCATCAGGAGACGTCCAGGCCGTTATTAATTGTCACGCATAACATGTTTTCGGCGCAAAAAATTGCCGATGATTTACAGGAAGCGCTTTCCCCTGACCGGGTGCTGCTGTACCCGGCCAATGAGCTGGTCGCCGCCGAAACGGCGGTATCCAGTCCGGAGACGGTCGCTCAGCGTATCGAGGTGCTGAACAAATGCTCGCGGGGCTTCCGCGGCATTGTGGTCGCGCCTTATTCGGGCGTTCGCCGGCTGCTGCCTGACCCGCAGGCGATGGCGGCCGCGCAAATCACGATCTCCCAGGACGGGAGCGTCCAGCTTGAGAGCTTCCTCGGCACGATGATCAAAATGGGCTACGAGCGGGTAGAACGGGTGGAGAACCGCGGGGAGCTGAGTGTTCGCGGCGGTATCCTTGATTTTTATCCGATGAATACCGAGCTGGCTTACCGTGTGGAATTGTTCGACGAAGAGGTCGATTCCATTCGGACGTTTGATCCGGCCGATCAGCGCTCCATCGACAAAGTCCGGAGTGTGACGATCACGCCCGCCAAAGAAATTATCGCAAGCAGAGCGCAGCTGGAGGCGGCGGCGGACAAGGCGTCCGTTATGTTGGAGCGCCAGCTGGAGAAAACGGCTGATCGCCAAGCCAAAATACGCCTGCGTGAGGAAATCGGCCGCGAGCTTGAGCATTTGCGCGAAGGGACTTATTTTTCGGAAATTTATAAATATATTTCGCTGCTGTATCCGGAACAATCGCATTTGTACGACTACATGGAGCGGGATACCCTGCTGGTTCTCGACGAGCCGGCCCGTCTCTTGGAAACGTCCAAGCAGCTGGAACGAGACGAATCGGAATGGAACCTGCATCTGCTGCAGAACGGAAAAACGCTGCCTGACCTGCATTTATCCGTCGACAGCGATACGGTGATATACCGCCGTCCATTTCAAAGCCTGTTCATGTCGATCTTTCTGCGTCAGGTTCCGCATGTCCAGCCGCAGAATATTCTCGGCTTCATCAGTCGCGGGATGCAGGATTTCCATGGGCAGATGAACGTGCTGAAATCGGAAATGGAACGGTGGCACAAGTCGGGCGTTCAGGTGGTTATGCTCGCCGGCGGCGAGGAACGCATGGAACGAATTCGCCGGGTGCTGCTCGATTACGGGATTGAAGAGCCGACCATTATCCAAGGGAACCTGGGATCGGGCTTTGAGCTTCCCTCGATCCATCTGGCCGTCATCACCGAAGGAGAGCTGTTTTCCCAGAAGCAGCGCAAAGCGCGCAAAGTATCCAAGAATATAGATAACGCGGAGCGCATCAAGAGCTATACCGAACTGAAGATCGGCGATTACGTCGTTCATCAGAATCACGGGATCGGCAAATATATGGGCATCGGCACGCTGGAGGTCAGCGGCATCCACCGGGATTACATGCACATCATGTATGCCGGCGGAGACAAGCTCTCGGTGCCGATCGAGCAGATCGACCTCATTCAGAAGTATGTGGGTTCCGAGGACAAGGAACCGAAGATATACAAGCTTGGCGGCAATGAATGGACCCGTGTCACGAATAAGGTCCGTTCCTCGGTGCAGGATATTGCGGACGACCTTATCAAGCTGTATGCGGAGCGCCAGAGCGCTCCGGGCTACGGCTTCGAGAAGGACACGACGGAGCAGCAGGAATTCGAAGAGATGTTCCCTTACGATGAAACGCGGGATCAGATGCGGGCTATCGGGGAAATCAAGAAGGACATGGAGCAGAACCGCCCCATGGACCGGCTGCTGTGCGGCGATGTCGGTTACGGGAAGACCGAAGTAGCGATCCGTGCTGCCTTCAAGGCGGCGATCGAGGGCAAGCAGGTGGCGGTGCTGGTGCCGACAACCATACTCGCCCAGCAGCATTACGAGACGTTCAGGGAACGGTTTTCCTCGTATCCGATCAACATCCAGGTGCTCAGCCGTTTCCGCAGCCGCAAAGAGCAGAACGAGACGATCAAGGGTGTTCGGCAGGGGACGGTAGACATTGTGATCGGTACACACCGGCTGCTGTCCCAGGACCTGGTGTTCAAGGATTTGGGTCTGCTAATTGTCGATGAGGAGCAGCGTTTCGGCGTCACCCATAAGGAGAAGCTGAAGAAGCTGAAGACGAATGTCGATGTGCTTACCTTGACGGCAACGCCGATTCCCCGTACCTTGCATATGTCGATGCTGGGCGTCCGCGATCTGTCGGTTATCGAGACGCCGCCGGAGAACCGTTTTCCCGTGCAGACGTATGTGGTGGAATACAGCCAGACGCTTGTCCGCGAAGCGGTGGAGCGCGAGCTCGGACGCGGCGGACAGGTCTATTACCTGTACAACCGTGTGCAGGGCATTCAGGAAATGGCGTCGCAGATTCAGATGCTCGTTCCCGAAGCCCGGGTCGGCATTGGACACGGCCAGATGTCGGAATCGGAGCTGGAGAAGACGATTCTCGATTTCCTTGATGGCGAATACGACGTGCTGGTAAGCACGAGCATTATCGAGACCGGCGTGGATATTCCGAACGTCAATACGCTCATTGTGCATGACGCGGACAAAATGGGCCTGTCCCAGCTGTATCAGCTGCGCGGCCGGGTCGGACGGTCCAACCGGATCGCATATGCCTATTTTACCTACCAGCGCGACAAAGTGCTGACCGAGGTAGCCGAGAAGCGGCTGCAGTCGATCAAGGAATTCACGGAGCTTGGTTCGGGCTTCAAAATCGCCATGCGCGACTTGTCGATCCGCGGCGCGGGCAATCTGCTGGGCGCAGAACAGCATGGCTTCATCGCTTCCGTGGGCTTTGACCTGTACTCGCAAATGCTGGCGGAGGAGATCCGCAAACGCAAGGTGAGTGTACTCGGCGAGGAAGACCATTCCCTCAAGGAAGGGAACACCGTCATCGACTTGGCAATTGATGCCTATCTGCCATCTGAGTATATCTACGACAGTGTGCAAAAGATTGAAATTTATAAAAAAGTGGCTGCTGTTTCGACCTTCGAGGACGCGGCGGAGCTGGAAGACGAGCTGCTCGACCGGTTCGGCGAACTTCCAGAGGCGGTCGTCAATCTTTTATCCGTGGCGCGGCTTAAAATTTACGGTAAATGGTATGGCATCGACTCCATGAACCGGCGCGGCGATGAAGTGCTGCTGAATTTTTACGAGGATCGTGTCGCATTAATCGATACAGGCAAGCTCGCCAAGATTGGCAATGGCTTTGAAAGACGTGTACAATTCGAAAAGGATGCCAAAGCGGCCATTCGCATAAAGACCAAAGGCCTTGACGACAAGGGACTCCTTGACCTGCTTGAGCGGTTTCTGGAGGAAGTCAAGCCGTCTTTTAAATTGAAGGGAGAACTACACAATGCGATCAAGTAA
- the glmU gene encoding bifunctional UDP-N-acetylglucosamine diphosphorylase/glucosamine-1-phosphate N-acetyltransferase GlmU: MKRMAVVLAAGQGKRMKSKLYKVLHPVCGKPMVGHVLNTVKATGCQRSIVVVGHGAEAVKTYLGDSSEYVLQETQLGTGHAVKQVKDLLGGEEGTLIVAYGDTPLITPETLIKLMTLHEERKAAATVLTAVMDNPAGLGRIIRTEEGELLKIVEQKDCSPAEDAIREINTGIYCFDNAKMFAALDKVTNHNAQQEYYLTDVIEILRQQGELVLAFQTEDAAESIGVNDRLALSEAENVMRQRIARRHMLDGVTIIDPASTYIGAEVTIGADTVIYPGTLLKGNTVIGENCVIGPSSEIEDSRIMDGAKVKHSVLNGAEVGARTSVGPFAYLRPGSVLGEDVKVGDFVEIKKATIGDGSKVSHLSYIGDASVGKNVNVGCGAITVNYDGFNKSITEIGDDAFIGSNVNLIAPVQVGKGAYVVAGSTITRSVSEGDLAIARQRQENKPGYAEKIRSRAKAKKSQSHPS; the protein is encoded by the coding sequence TTGAAGAGAATGGCTGTTGTTCTAGCTGCAGGCCAGGGCAAGCGCATGAAATCCAAGTTATACAAGGTGCTGCATCCCGTTTGCGGAAAGCCGATGGTTGGGCACGTGCTTAATACAGTAAAAGCGACCGGCTGCCAGCGCAGCATTGTCGTTGTCGGACATGGCGCGGAAGCGGTTAAAACTTATTTGGGCGATTCGTCGGAATATGTGCTTCAGGAAACCCAGCTTGGTACGGGCCACGCCGTAAAGCAGGTCAAGGATTTGCTTGGCGGGGAAGAAGGCACTTTGATTGTCGCATACGGCGACACGCCATTGATTACACCGGAAACACTGATCAAACTAATGACGCTGCACGAAGAGCGCAAAGCGGCGGCTACCGTTCTGACGGCTGTTATGGACAACCCTGCGGGACTTGGTCGGATTATCCGTACCGAAGAAGGGGAACTGCTGAAGATTGTGGAGCAGAAGGACTGTTCGCCCGCCGAGGATGCCATTCGCGAAATCAATACCGGAATTTATTGCTTTGATAATGCCAAGATGTTCGCCGCCTTGGACAAGGTGACGAACCATAATGCCCAGCAAGAATATTATTTGACCGATGTTATCGAGATTCTGCGTCAGCAGGGAGAGCTAGTGCTCGCCTTCCAGACGGAAGATGCCGCGGAATCGATCGGCGTGAACGACCGCCTTGCGCTGTCCGAAGCCGAGAACGTTATGCGTCAGCGCATCGCCCGGCGTCATATGCTGGACGGTGTAACGATTATAGATCCCGCATCAACCTATATAGGAGCCGAAGTCACCATCGGAGCGGATACGGTAATTTATCCCGGAACGCTCTTGAAGGGCAATACCGTAATCGGGGAAAATTGCGTAATCGGCCCCTCTAGTGAAATTGAAGACAGCCGAATTATGGACGGAGCGAAGGTGAAGCATTCCGTGCTTAACGGCGCTGAGGTTGGCGCACGGACTTCCGTTGGGCCTTTTGCCTATTTGCGCCCCGGCAGTGTGCTTGGCGAAGACGTCAAGGTCGGCGATTTTGTGGAAATCAAAAAGGCCACCATCGGCGACGGCTCGAAAGTATCGCATTTAAGCTATATCGGAGACGCTTCTGTTGGCAAAAATGTAAATGTGGGCTGCGGAGCGATTACGGTCAACTATGACGGATTTAACAAATCCATAACAGAAATCGGCGATGACGCCTTTATCGGCAGCAACGTCAACCTGATCGCTCCCGTTCAGGTCGGCAAAGGCGCTTATGTTGTGGCCGGCTCTACCATTACCCGGTCCGTCTCCGAGGGGGATCTGGCCATAGCCAGACAACGCCAGGAGAACAAGCCGGGCTATGCGGAAAAAATCCGGTCCCGCGCAAAGGCGAAAAAAAGCCAGTCCCATCCATCGTAA
- a CDS encoding anti-sigma-F factor Fin family protein, with the protein MAIHYVCRHCRTYLGTIRKSDATETQLGLHSLTPAERRDIIAYDSDGEITVKVTCDYCKQALDNNPELSLLASPLQ; encoded by the coding sequence ATGGCAATACACTATGTTTGCAGACACTGCCGGACTTACCTCGGAACGATTCGCAAAAGCGACGCTACCGAGACGCAGCTCGGACTTCATTCCTTGACCCCTGCGGAGCGCAGAGATATAATAGCGTATGATTCAGACGGCGAGATTACCGTTAAGGTTACCTGCGATTATTGCAAGCAGGCCTTGGACAACAATCCGGAGCTCAGCCTTCTGGCCAGTCCGCTTCAATAG
- a CDS encoding ribose-phosphate diphosphokinase, giving the protein MAYLDSKLKIFTCNSNPKLAHQIADYIGIPMGESHTTSFSDGEIQVKLSESVRGCHVYIVQSTCGPVNDNLMEMLVMIDALKRASAKSINVVIPYYGYARQDRKARSRDPITAKLVADLIERAGAQRVITMDLHAMQIQGFFNIPVDHMLGVPILAHYFRSKQIQNPVVVSPDHGGVVRARKLADFLNAPLAIIDKRRPEPNVSEVMNIIGNIEGKTAIVIDDIIDTAGTIVLGANALMEGGAKEVYACCTHPVLSGPAHDRLENSPIKEVVVTDSIPIRSESPTSKLKVLSVAPLLGEAIIRVHEELSISKLFEIE; this is encoded by the coding sequence ATGGCTTATCTTGATTCCAAGTTAAAAATTTTCACCTGTAACTCCAATCCCAAGCTTGCTCACCAAATTGCCGATTACATCGGTATTCCGATGGGCGAATCGCATACGACAAGCTTCAGCGATGGAGAAATTCAGGTTAAGCTGTCAGAGAGCGTGCGCGGCTGCCACGTCTATATCGTTCAGTCCACCTGCGGACCGGTTAACGATAATCTGATGGAAATGCTGGTTATGATCGACGCGCTGAAGCGCGCCTCGGCCAAGAGTATTAATGTGGTTATTCCGTATTACGGGTATGCCCGCCAGGACCGCAAGGCCCGCTCACGCGATCCGATCACGGCAAAGCTGGTGGCCGACCTGATCGAACGCGCAGGTGCCCAACGCGTTATTACCATGGACCTGCACGCGATGCAGATTCAGGGCTTCTTCAACATTCCGGTCGATCATATGCTCGGCGTACCGATTCTGGCCCACTATTTCCGTTCCAAGCAGATCCAGAACCCGGTCGTCGTATCTCCAGACCACGGCGGTGTGGTTCGCGCGAGAAAGCTTGCCGATTTCCTGAACGCCCCGCTGGCCATTATCGACAAGCGCCGTCCGGAGCCAAACGTCAGCGAGGTTATGAATATTATCGGGAACATCGAAGGGAAGACGGCGATCGTGATCGACGATATCATCGATACGGCCGGCACGATCGTCCTGGGCGCCAACGCTCTGATGGAAGGCGGCGCCAAAGAGGTATACGCCTGCTGTACGCATCCGGTACTCTCGGGTCCGGCGCATGATCGGTTGGAGAATTCTCCGATTAAAGAGGTTGTCGTCACCGATTCGATTCCTATCCGCAGCGAGAGTCCTACTTCCAAGCTGAAGGTGCTCTCCGTGGCTCCACTGCTTGGCGAAGCGATCATCCGGGTGCATGAGGAACTGTCCATCAGTAAATTATTCGAGATCGAATAG